Proteins encoded in a region of the Prunus persica cultivar Lovell chromosome G4, Prunus_persica_NCBIv2, whole genome shotgun sequence genome:
- the LOC18780818 gene encoding uncharacterized protein LOC18780818 isoform X1 — protein sequence MEGILGQNRLEDVSWLCSLSESELDMLISLKSIVLQRARMIGHEELANNFDLKMLRALAFVLMECIRDKVKDLTLAESAAFMESCNLLKYNLGDIMSLEEIRACIGINSRKGPIKRSPHKETTINPKKQKSETSKS from the exons ATGGAAGGGATTTTAGGGCAGAACAGGCTTGAAGATGTGAGTTGGCTTTGCTCCCTCTCCGAGTCCGAGCTT GACATGTTGATTAGCCTAAAAAGCATTGTTCTTCAACGTGCAAGAATGATTGGGCATGAGGAACTAGCCAACAATTTTGATCTCAAGATGCTTCGAGCTCTTG CATTTGTTCTTATGGAATGTATCAGAGATAAGGTGAAGGATTTGACACTGGCCGAATCTGCTGCATTTATGGAAAGTTGCAATCTATTAAAATACAACCTTGGTGATATTATGAGTCTTGAAGAGATAAGGGCATGTATTGGGATCAATTCGAGAAAGGGTCCAATAAAAAG AAGCCCACACAAAGAAACAACTATAAATCcgaagaaacagaaaagtg
- the LOC18780818 gene encoding uncharacterized protein LOC18780818 isoform X2, translated as MEGILGQNRLEDVSWLCSLSESELDMLISLKSIVLQRARMIGHEELANNFDLKMLRALAFVLMECIRDKVKDLTLAESAAFMESCNLLKYNLGDIMSLEEIRACIGINSRKGPIKSPHKETTINPKKQKSETSKS; from the exons ATGGAAGGGATTTTAGGGCAGAACAGGCTTGAAGATGTGAGTTGGCTTTGCTCCCTCTCCGAGTCCGAGCTT GACATGTTGATTAGCCTAAAAAGCATTGTTCTTCAACGTGCAAGAATGATTGGGCATGAGGAACTAGCCAACAATTTTGATCTCAAGATGCTTCGAGCTCTTG CATTTGTTCTTATGGAATGTATCAGAGATAAGGTGAAGGATTTGACACTGGCCGAATCTGCTGCATTTATGGAAAGTTGCAATCTATTAAAATACAACCTTGGTGATATTATGAGTCTTGAAGAGATAAGGGCATGTATTGGGATCAATTCGAGAAAGGGTCCAATAAAAAG CCCACACAAAGAAACAACTATAAATCcgaagaaacagaaaagtg